The Mytilus edulis chromosome 4, xbMytEdul2.2, whole genome shotgun sequence nucleotide sequence TGACGATATCGATTCTTCTCAAAGTTCAATTAACTCAACTGACATGTCGGATTTCGGtgaacttttttcaaaatcagtctCAATTCTTCACTTAAACGTACAAAGTCTAGCCCCGAAAATAGATCTGATTCAATCTGAATATTCTGATTTCGACATTTTAGCGTTAGGTGAAACCTGGTTAAACAATAATCATACAGACGAATCAATTGAAATCCTAAATTACCAGCACCCCTTCCGTCGCGACAGAGGTCCACACAAGGTTGGAGGGGGGataattgtttttgtaaaaaatgataTACATGCTCAACGTCGATTTGACATCGAAAGCGAAAGCTTGGAAGCAATATGGttagaaattaaatttaaagataaaaaggcTTTGCTCGGAACCTTTTATATACCTCCCAATAGTGGACCAGATATCtgggaaaaaaatgaatattctctTGATATGGCGTCTAATGATAATACTATTAATTACATAATGGCCACAGGCGATTTTAACGATAACCAACTAGCCCCTGTTAATTAAAAAATTACACCTTTGTAAAGCCAATTTAGTCTTACTCAATTGATAGATGAACCTACTCATTTTACTGAATCGTCGTCATCATTGTTAGACCTTTTTATAACAAACGATGCTCACATAATAACTTACTGTGGAGTCGGGCTACCTTTATTAGACCAAATACGCTTTCACTGCCCTATAATTAGTCTTTTGAACTTTCCAAAATGTCGTCAAAAAACTTTTAAGCGGAAAATTTGGCTATATGATCGAGGAGATTATGACAGATATCGTAaaattttatctgaaaaaaattgGGATTCCGTAATGAACTTAAATAACGTTGAACAATTTACAACCgaaataacaaaaactatcatAGAAGCTACTGAAAAATgtattccaaataaaataataactgttCGTAAAAATGAACCTCCATGGCTAAcaaatgatgttaaaaaaaaagataaggaaaaaaaatagaatccacAGAAaggctaaaaaatataataacccatcggattggtcaaaatttaagaaaatacgaAATGAAGTTACCAGTTTAATAAGAAAATCAAAGGATGATTATaacaacaatttaattaaaaaaatcatgaacagtAGCCCGTCCACTACTAATTGGTGGAAAACGGTTAAACAAATATCCGGATTAAAAGCAAAAGACGCAAGTGTACCTCCATTTTTGGTTAATAACAActtaatatttgatgaaatcGAAAAGGCAAATGAATTTAATCGATTTTTTTCTTCCCAGTCAAATATTGATGATTCAAGTGCTATGCTACCTGAAGAACTTCAAATTATTAGTGATGACATTAGTTATATAGAACTTACTGTTACTGAAGTTgaagatatattgaaaattgttaatCCCACAAAAGCTTCTGGCCCAGACCTCATAAGTCCCAAATTGTTAAAAGAAGCATCTTCTGTTTTGAAGTATCCACTATGTAGGCTTAAGGCTTAGTAAATAAGAACGTCTGCTTGCAATGATACTTGTATTGAACTCTGAAAAGCTAACGTCACAACAACGGTGACGTCGTGTACATAGAAAGCGGTAGCGGGAACACCTCGTGTGCAATTCTTAACATTCTGGGGGCCCgcaaatgaatttttaatacaataagatgaaaataaattatgaaaatttcactTTAAATTACTGTCtctgataaatataaaactttgaatatctTTCACTGTCTTTGATAATGAGCacgaatgaaaataaaactatttctgtaATAAAGCACGAACAGTTAACAGTCCATAAAATTATACGATAGTCTCATTTGGTCCACATCTTTATCTTTTCCTTTGCATCGTTCTTCGCTCGTCTGGCGGGCAGTACTTCATCACGGTCCTACATATTCTTCAGTTGTCAGTTCTAGCGGATATAATAAGTGCGGTTCCTTTTTAAgtcttttaataacattttcttttctcCATTTTGAAATCTCTTTGTTCACTGGTGAAGGTGTGTGATCATCTTTCCGGGATAAAGTATCGAAATGTCTGTTGTCATGGTTACTTATACATGTTTTCTGATATGAATCTAATACTTGAAATACTTTCTTTCGCCCTGTCCTCTCGTCAATATGTTCAATACCAAATGATTCTGTCTTCCGTAACTTCTCCGGGTTGCACTCTTATGTCTTTTGTGATATCCTTACATTCATTGTAGCTGTTTGCTGGTTATTGTAGCTTGGTGTTCCGTGAAGTGGTCCTGATGATAAATATCCAATTCTTGATTTCACGGCAGTAGGTCCCTTGCCTCTAACGACATGGTTTTCTACAACTGACCAATAGTAGTCAGCTCCTACGAGTACTGAGATGTGAAAATTATCATTCGCGGTAACTGGATGAGCGAGTTCTATTCCTGATAAATACGGCAATTTTGCGGCTTTACGGATGTACGTTTTGAGCGGTGCGGCGATTTCGGGTACGATCAATACTCTGATTGGCAATTGTCCTTCATCTGTTAGCAAATAAATAATACTAGATTTTAAGTGTCTAATTCTTGTACTTTCTACACTGTCCCCAAATCCGGATAAGTTTAAAGTCTCTGTGCCAGTTATTGATAACTGTAATTTAGCGGCTAGGTCTTCTGTGATGAACGATCTCTGTGCTCCTTCATCAAAAATAATGTTGGCTTCTGAACAGTGTCGTCCCGATCTTACAGGATTAATTGCATTTTTGAGCAAAACATTTGTGTTTGCCTGTGAATGTGAAATTGTGTCCGGTTCCTTCGCGTTGTGTTGTATGGTACTTACGTTTATACTGTCTAGATAATCAGTATGTGTATTCTCTTTACATAAACTCGTGTGATGACGCTTGTCACACTTTCTGCATGATTTGATTGACTTACAATCAACCAAATTGTGATGTCCTAAACAGTTGAAACATAAGCGGTCTCTTTCGACTATTGATATCCGGTCTTGATATTCAACAACTTTGGTACAGTTTACCGAGGCGTGTGATTCGTGACAATAATCGCACTGTTTAGATTTGAAGTTAGTGTTTTGGTGATTCTTATTTTGGTGGTTTTGACTTGATTGTCGATTTCCCGGTTTTGTGTTGGTCAAAAATGCTGCAGTAGCGGTAGGATTTTCATGACTGTCTGTTGAGTTACCGGCTTCcatgatatttatttcattaaatatgccTTTTCGTAAGTCTGCTAAGAGTATGTTTGTGGACCCAAATTCTCTTGCTAGGTTTTTTCGAATTTCCCCTGGTAGTTTGTTCAATATTATTGGCACTAACAGCGCTCCGTATGAATCATCAGTTTGTCCTAGTGATTCTAAACCTCTCATGTAAATTTCAATGTTGTCATAAAAATGTCGGAGGTTGAAAAGTGTGTACCTAGGCGACGTAATATCAATAAGTTCCTGCATATACCTCTGTGTAATTTTATGTTGCTGACCATATCTTTCTTGTAATAGGGAAATTGCCTTTTCATAGTTTGCATTAGTGAGCGCAAAACCTATCACTGATTTTAGAGCTTCATCGTGAAGTAACGatttcaaataattgaatttttggACGTTGCTTAAGGTTGGGTTCGTATGCACGGCTGTCTCAAATGAGTCCCAAAATGATTGCCATTGAAGTATATCTCCATCGAAAGTAGGGAGATTCAACTTGGGTAGTTTGTTGTATTCACTAGTTGAGCTAAAGGATGGGCGAAAATCTGACAAACGGTAATTTGAATTGTTCTGATGTTCTGTATATGAAGAGTTTATAGTATGAACGGGTTGAGTAGTTTCTATGTGTGGAGTAAAACTTTCTGCGTGTGTATTCAACGCTGTAGTTTTGACTAAGATAAATTTGTTGACTTGACGAATTTTACCTTCTAAGTTAAATGCATACTCATCTGCTTCGACGATCTCTGTTTCAATATCTCCGTCGTCCAGTTCCTGTACTATGTCCTCATCTAATATTTTTTGCTTCCGTTTCAGACTATCCAATATGTTTGACAAATCCTCCGTGTCCACGGTTCCATCTTCTTCTTTTTGAACGTCTTCAAATTTCTTTATCAGTCTGGAAACTGCACTTCTATGTCCTGCTCGTATCGAACGTAGCTTCAGATTCATCCTGGTCTCGGTACCAATTTCGTAGAGTGGTTGTATCGGACACAAATTAAGGCTTAGTAAATAAGAACGTCTGCTTGCAATGATACTTGTATTGAACTCTGAAAAGCTAACGTCACAACAACGGTGACGTCGTGTACATAGAAAGCGGTAGCGGGAACACCTCGTGTGCAATTCTTAACACTATTTAACCTATcgttaaggcagcaaccatttgattttctgggggggggggggggctatgtttttttttggaaaaaagtttgtttccaggttttggtgaagaaaataatttgttttggaccctgagataAAAACACTGCCACTATATgcaatgctaaaattgaaagaaaaaaattgttttcggtttgtcgctaaaaaaatagattgttcttcgccgaaggcgaaaaaaaaaagtttgcacagaaaaaaaaaccatagccccccccccccccccccccgaaaatcaaatggttgttgcCTAAGTACGTCTACTTTTCCAGATCAATGGAAAAGAGCAAATGTTACCCCAGTTTATAAAAATAGTAAACCGAATGACGTTAAAAACTATAGACCTATATCCTTGTTGAGTGTAATTTCAAAGTGTATGAAACGATGtgtatataaacatgtttacaatcacCTTATGCGTAATAATATTTTAACGAAAAATCAATCAGGCTTTACACGGGGGGATTCAGCGGTTAATCAATTAATTAACCTTTCAAATGATTTTGGTAAGGCTTTAGATATCGAGATATCGGTAAAGAAATAAGGGTAGTTTTCTGTGATATAAGTAAAGCGTTTGATCGAGTCTGGCATAAGGGACTGCTATTTAAACTTCAACAAGCGGGTATATCATGTTCTTTACTAAGGTGGTTTGAAAATTATCTTACAAACAGAGTCCAGCGGGTGGTTATTAACGGTTCATGTTCCGAATGGTTACCTGTAAATGAAGGCGTCCCACAAGGGTCCATTCTAGGCCCTCTcctttttttgatatttataaatgatattgtagaaGACATTCAAGCTCAAATTAAGCTATTCGCAGATGACACTTCATTATATATTATGGTTGACAATCCAACAGAAACAGCTACAATTTTAAATGACGATCTAGATAAGATTTATAATTGGTCAACAAAATGGCTTGTGAATTTTAATGCCCAAAAAACTAAAAGtatgataatttcaaaaaaagtaaatagaCCCTTTCATCCTCCATTAAATATGAAAACCCAAGAGCTACAAACAGTTAGCAAACACAAACATCTaggtgtctttttttctaacaacGGATCCTGGAACGAccatattgaatatatagtttctaaatcttacaaaagaataaatataatgagaaaaatgaaaaatgttcttgatagattttcacttgaaaAAGTTTACATATCATTTGTTCGCCCAATTCTCGAATATGTCGATGTCGTTTGGGACAACTGGATTTGCAAAGAATTGTCTTGCTACGTCAATGTAGCTAACATTCATGTACTAATGTAATCGGTGATTAGAATAATGCTGACAGTTGCGTCTAGATTTTGCTTGGCTCTAAGCTAGTCCTTAGTACAAACGGAGTATTAACTTGGTATATGTATGCATACAGGTTCTACTGAAACATACCTTTTTTCATTGACTGTTTAATATTATGTTTCAGgtcaattcttaaataatgatatatttttcgTCAACCATATTTGATACCTTATGTGTGTCGTccttcgtgttgtttattctttagttttctatgttgtgtcacgtgtactattgtttttctgtttgtctttttcatttttagccatggcgttgtcagtttgttttagatttatgagtttgactgtccctttggtatctttcgtccctctttaagcCTTTCATTAAAACATCAATAATTGAAATGGCCTAATTAATGACCTTTGTGATTTTCGACCGTTCTGGTTGATTAACGAACATGGCTATGTAACTGCTTTTTAGGTGGACAATATCTCAAAAACTtacaataagagaaaaaaaaaatagctttaaaaaatgtcagaatatcaAGCTCTGTTTACCCAGAAAACTTAATATTTTGCTTACACACTTGGGATTTATTGGTCCTGAAGAAATTATATAGTTTATTTTTCGGAAATATTTAGCTATTGTTTCGAAAACTATAGAAGCTAGATTAACTTTAAATGTGAAAATGAGCAATGTGaccatttttttttgggggggggggaacaTATAGAACAGGCCCCTCAACAGgtaatgcttacccttccggatcacctccATTTTtttgttgctaagtctttagttttttatgttgtggttTGTATACTTTTTGTATATTCCCGGGCtggtatttcctatcatgatttccttgatagaggattgctgctcacaaggaagctgttaCACAAAGATTTCCAAATGgttcccttcgtaaatttttcggacgccatcacgagttggttgaccgttatggaataactgcttctcagatgatatcggatatgttccgtatgtcgtaactacaatacccttccctattcacgaatgtgacctaccgaatgatACTATTTACATGATTtgtaacataagcaacacgacgggtgccacatgtagagcagaatctgcttacctgatatcacccccaggTGTTGGTAGGGTTCgtgctgcttagtctttagttttctatgttgtgtcttctgtactaatatttgtctgtttgtcttttaatttcttgccatggcattgttagtttattttccatctatgagtttaactgtctcttttggtatctttcgtccttcttttgtGTTATGATCgtttttcatatttagccatggctttgtcagtgtgttttcaatttatgagtttgaatattcctttggtatctttcgcatgTCTTTCATTGTTGAAATTATAGAAGTTAGATTAAAAGAGTAAATTATAAAACGGATTACACTAAACCTTATCTCCCTGAAAATGGGCGAAAATTGAAGCAATCCATTCTAAAGTTGTACCGCTGAAATAGCTatgtgtaaaattttatttttaggaaCTGGcatgcatattttaaaatataaattgcaaaagtgatcaaaaacaatatttatttaccTTGAAAATTTCAGAAACAAGTCTGTCAACCTTGTTTGGAGTCCAAAATAtccatttatttcaatttttacaaattgCGACTGCTATCTTGTAAAAGTTTAAGTGCAAGGTTGAAAATATGAATTGTAAAAATATCAGCATGGCAAGATTTTAACTACTCTTCAACTTATTTTTCGGAATGCTTATCTTTAAGGGTtattgcattttttgtttgttctttcaaAAGCAATAGGAGCAAGAGTACTAGTAATAGTGTAAATTGCAAGAAACTAGTACGTGCAATCAAAGATAGTCATTAGCTAGCTGCATATATTTTTTCACAAGATGAGCGACACAGATCCAAGTGAGCCTTTTGTTTATTTCTGAAGACCAATGGATTATGTTCCAAAAGAAAAACAGTAACATGTTACCATTCAGCAGCACACCAGATCTGCTTCTTTGTTGGGGGTTTTTGATGGCCATGGTGGTGTCGTTCGTTTTTTTCTTATGACAACCTTCTAGTTACCATCCATTTTTTTTCACTCATCTAATATGAATACATAGTAAAAGACATGTGTCTGTACTCATGA carries:
- the LOC139521389 gene encoding uncharacterized protein — encoded protein: MNLKLRSIRAGHRSAVSRLIKKFEDVQKEEDGTVDTEDLSNILDSLKRKQKILDEDIVQELDDGDIETEIVEADEYAFNLEGKIRQVNKFILVKTTALNTHAESFTPHIETTQPVHTINSSYTEHQNNSNYRLSDFRPSFSSTSEYNKLPKLNLPTFDGDILQWQSFWDSFETAVHTNPTLSNVQKFNYLKSLLHDEALKSVIGFALTNANYEKAISLLQERYGQQHKITQRYMQELIDITSPRYTLFNLRHFYDNIEIYMRGLESLGQTDDSYGALLVPIILNKLPGEIRKNLAREFGSTNILLADLRKGIFNEINIMEAGNSTDSHENPTATAAFLTNTKPGNRQSSQNHQNKNHQNTNFKSKQCDYCHESHASVNCTKVVEYQDRISIVERDRLCFNCLGHHNLVDCKSIKSCRKCDKRHHTSLCKENTHTDYLDSINVSTIQHNAKEPDTISHSQANTNVLLKNAINPVRSGRHCSEANIIFDEGAQRSFITEDLAAKLQLSITGTETLNLSGFGDSVESTRIRHLKSSIIYLLTDEGQLPIRVLIVPEIAAPLKTYIRKAAKLPYLSGIELAHPVTANDNFHISVLVGADYYWSVVENHVVRGKGPTAVKSRIGYLSSGPLHGTPSYNNQQTATMNVRISQKT